From a region of the Thermodesulfatator atlanticus DSM 21156 genome:
- a CDS encoding cytochrome c3 family protein produces MKRWFILLLPFIFSFLISQPLWGQDDEEEYPQEPIIFTKPVKAVIFDHKYHVEEAGISCDDCHDDIFEMAIGTAEENDDFNMESLYEGKYCGACHDGETAFASNKKCTTCHIGVLGWQRLKRQERKSTH; encoded by the coding sequence ATGAAGCGCTGGTTTATTTTACTACTTCCGTTTATTTTTTCTTTTCTGATCAGCCAACCCCTCTGGGGGCAAGATGACGAGGAAGAATATCCTCAGGAACCAATAATTTTTACCAAGCCTGTCAAGGCTGTTATTTTTGACCACAAATACCATGTGGAAGAAGCTGGTATCAGTTGCGACGATTGCCATGATGATATTTTCGAAATGGCAATTGGTACTGCAGAAGAAAACGACGATTTTAATATGGAATCCCTTTATGAAGGTAAATACTGCGGGGCTTGCCACGACGGTGAAACCGCATTCGCATCCAACAAAAAATGCACTACCTGCCATATTGGTGTGCTAGGCTGGCAGAGATTAAAACGCCAAGAACGAAAAAGTACCCATTAG
- a CDS encoding 4Fe-4S dicluster domain-containing protein, with protein sequence MDLKKFGEWLRSLKNEGVDKIPLEERRKFLKMGLKVTGVFAGGTILSLVSNIDPARAVPPEYVGTFPYRPHYAMVLITDRCVDCEKCMEACVKTNHVPPYGWRTRIFERRLKIGQGEFERQFMPVLCNHCNVPPCVRVCPTKATFKDKKTGIVRMNSKKCIGCKTCMVACPYDMRYFNEEKRAVDKCDFCWEARLSKGGTITACAEACPAGVRIFGDLTDPNTEVYKIVYDPTRVVWVLRPETGAKPNVFYTIEGLG encoded by the coding sequence ATGGATCTCAAAAAGTTTGGTGAGTGGCTTAGGTCGCTTAAGAATGAAGGTGTGGATAAAATTCCTCTTGAAGAGCGCCGCAAGTTTCTAAAAATGGGACTTAAAGTAACCGGAGTTTTTGCGGGAGGAACAATTCTTTCTCTAGTTTCGAATATTGACCCGGCCAGGGCTGTTCCTCCTGAATACGTGGGGACTTTTCCTTACAGGCCTCATTACGCTATGGTCTTGATTACCGATAGATGCGTTGACTGTGAAAAATGTATGGAGGCATGTGTAAAGACAAATCATGTTCCTCCTTATGGATGGCGTACTCGTATTTTTGAAAGAAGACTTAAAATCGGACAGGGAGAGTTCGAAAGACAATTTATGCCCGTCCTTTGCAACCACTGCAATGTCCCACCGTGTGTAAGGGTATGTCCTACCAAAGCCACCTTTAAAGACAAAAAGACGGGCATCGTGCGCATGAATTCTAAAAAATGCATTGGCTGCAAAACCTGCATGGTAGCATGCCCTTATGACATGCGTTATTTCAACGAGGAAAAAAGAGCTGTTGACAAATGCGATTTCTGTTGGGAAGCCCGTCTCTCAAAAGGCGGTACTATTACCGCATGTGCTGAGGCCTGCCCCGCAGGAGTAAGAATTTTTGGTGATTTAACGGATCCCAATACTGAAGTTTATAAAATAGTTTATGATCCTACACGGGTGGTATGGGTTTTGAGGCCGGAAACCGGGGCTAAACCAAACGTATTCTACACCATCGAAGGGCTGGGATAA
- a CDS encoding class III cytochrome C family protein yields the protein MRKIMGLFLGLALTLCFYGFAISGDHGPATIEFPGGKKGKVVFNHEKHQKEFKCGECHHGKDHSPYKEGMKIQKCETCHNKKDMANKKLNSVRKAMHKNCKGCHKKMVKEHPNAPTKCKQCHKKK from the coding sequence ATGCGAAAAATTATGGGGTTATTCTTGGGTTTGGCTTTAACACTTTGCTTTTACGGGTTTGCTATTTCTGGAGACCATGGCCCAGCCACAATTGAATTTCCAGGCGGTAAAAAAGGAAAGGTTGTTTTTAACCACGAAAAGCACCAAAAAGAATTTAAATGCGGTGAGTGCCATCACGGCAAAGACCACAGCCCCTACAAAGAAGGCATGAAAATTCAAAAGTGTGAAACTTGCCACAATAAAAAAGACATGGCCAATAAAAAGCTAAACAGTGTTAGAAAAGCCATGCACAAAAACTGTAAAGGCTGCCACAAGAAGATGGTTAAAGAACATCCCAACGCCCCCACCAAATGTAAACAATGTCACAAGAAAAAGTAG